The Fortiea contorta PCC 7126 genome has a segment encoding these proteins:
- a CDS encoding adenylosuccinate synthase, translated as MANVIVIGAQWGDEGKGKITDLLSRSADVVVRYQGGVNAGHTIVVKGQTFKLHLIPSGILYPDTKCIIGCGTVIDPQVLIQELDQLEQLNVSTTNLLISETAHVTMPYHRLIDQASEERRGTHKIGTTGRGIGPTYADKSERTGIRVLDLMDSQGLRDQLEWTINYKNVILEKLYNLPPLDPEAVIQEYLGYAERLRPYVVDSSLKIYDAVLRRRNILFEGAQGTLLDLDHGTYPYVTSSNPVAGGACVGTGLGPTMIDRVIGVSKAYTTRVGEGPFPTELNGKVGELLCDRGAEFGTTTGRKRRCGWFDAVIGRYAVRINGMDCIAITKLDVLDELEEINVCVAYEIDGSRCDHFPTSSRQFARCRPIYKTLPGWQVSTSNCRTLEDLPKEALDYLKFLAELMEVPIAIVSLGASRDQTIIVEDPIHGPKRALLHADGTPASLLSA; from the coding sequence TTGGCTAACGTCATTGTTATAGGTGCCCAGTGGGGCGATGAAGGAAAAGGTAAAATAACTGACTTACTCAGCCGCTCCGCAGATGTGGTGGTACGTTACCAAGGGGGTGTGAATGCTGGACACACTATAGTGGTGAAGGGTCAGACCTTTAAACTGCACTTAATACCCTCTGGTATTTTGTATCCAGACACCAAGTGCATTATTGGTTGTGGAACAGTCATAGATCCACAAGTTTTGATTCAAGAACTTGACCAATTAGAACAGTTAAATGTCTCGACTACCAACCTGCTGATTTCAGAGACAGCCCACGTGACAATGCCTTACCACAGATTAATCGACCAGGCATCAGAAGAACGTCGGGGAACACACAAAATTGGTACAACTGGTAGAGGGATTGGCCCCACCTACGCTGATAAATCAGAGCGTACAGGTATCAGAGTTCTAGACTTGATGGACTCCCAAGGACTACGTGACCAGTTAGAGTGGACGATTAATTATAAAAACGTCATTCTTGAAAAGCTTTATAACTTACCGCCCCTTGATCCAGAAGCAGTCATCCAAGAATATTTGGGGTATGCAGAACGCCTACGCCCTTATGTCGTTGATAGCTCATTGAAAATATACGATGCGGTGTTGCGGCGGCGAAACATTTTGTTTGAAGGTGCTCAAGGAACCCTGCTTGACCTAGACCACGGGACATATCCTTACGTTACCTCCTCCAACCCAGTAGCGGGGGGAGCTTGCGTTGGCACTGGGTTAGGGCCGACAATGATAGACCGAGTAATTGGAGTGTCGAAAGCCTACACAACGCGAGTAGGCGAAGGGCCATTTCCTACCGAACTCAACGGCAAAGTGGGAGAATTATTATGCGATCGCGGTGCAGAATTCGGCACAACCACCGGACGAAAACGCCGCTGTGGCTGGTTCGATGCGGTGATTGGTCGCTATGCAGTCCGGATTAATGGTATGGATTGTATCGCCATCACCAAACTGGATGTGCTAGACGAACTCGAAGAAATCAATGTTTGCGTCGCCTATGAAATAGACGGTTCACGCTGCGATCACTTCCCCACCAGTTCCCGTCAATTTGCTCGGTGTCGCCCTATCTACAAAACTTTACCAGGATGGCAAGTATCTACAAGTAACTGTCGCACCCTGGAAGACTTACCGAAGGAAGCATTGGACTATCTCAAGTTCCTCGCCGAATTAATGGAAGTCCCGATCGCGATCGTTTCTTTGGGAGCTAGCCGCGATCAAACCATCATTGTAGAAGACCCCATCCACGGGCCTAAACGTGCTTTGTTGCACGCTGACGGTACTCCCGCCTCTCTTCTCAGTGCCTAA
- a CDS encoding PAS domain S-box protein, whose product MQVQQGVTDSQEIINEVKTLQVILKDIETSQRSYLLFAHTDDFDAYFQARQRSDSHLQILKNLIRQYPQKLRLISLLEQQINDKLKRLQTEISVKQNQGFHAVQKLVSSYRVETPSHDIPQLINEFIQEEQAVLQQHIQQLSASSYKEMASFSLAACLYLLMLAVLYDLLWRYVQRLQHTESALRQSENRLLAIIDAKPDCVKLIARDGTFLEINPSGLAMMEVDSAEAVIGQPVSNAIIPEHQAAFATLHENICQGHKDSLEFEMVSVQGTRRWMETHAVPLRNESDGTFWHLAVTRDITERKFAQQKIQEQGMLLDMATDAILVRNIDNQILFWNQGAERLYGWKAEEALGENVVDLLYRGTKPQLHDALFTVVNQGEWRGELQQLTKNGKEITIESRWVLVRDEKGQPKSILSVNTEVTQKKQLEAQLLRSQRLESIGTLAGGIAHDLNNVLAPVLMSIELLQIKLRDQQSQRILQTLEKNVRRGANLLKQVLSFARGMEGKQTVVQVRHLLYEIEQIVKQTFPKSITCQTEIPENLWYVSGNTTQLHQVLMNLLVNARDAMPNGGTLKIRVENLVLRPQDAQEGAYIAISVIDTGLGMSPEIQERIFEPFFTTKEVGKGTGLGLSTALGIIKNHGGFMDVCSQLSEGTEFKVYLPASHHQEYLAPATNSETPQGCGELILVVDDELVIREVTKSSLETYNYQVLTANNGVEAVAIYAQHQQHISIVLLDIMMPGMDGAIAIRKLQKINPNVKIIAISGLLASQNIVEVASMGVQAFLAKPCTARELLQTVAAVNSKN is encoded by the coding sequence ATGCAAGTTCAGCAAGGGGTAACTGACTCCCAAGAAATCATTAATGAAGTTAAAACGCTACAGGTAATACTCAAAGATATTGAAACCTCACAACGCAGCTATTTATTATTTGCCCATACAGATGACTTCGATGCATATTTTCAAGCACGTCAACGCAGTGATAGCCATCTGCAAATTCTGAAAAACCTCATTCGGCAATATCCACAAAAGCTCAGGTTAATTTCTTTACTAGAACAGCAAATTAATGACAAACTCAAGCGGCTGCAAACAGAGATTTCTGTTAAGCAAAACCAAGGTTTTCATGCTGTCCAAAAGTTAGTTTCATCTTACAGGGTTGAAACTCCCAGTCATGATATCCCACAGCTAATTAACGAATTTATTCAGGAAGAACAAGCTGTTTTACAACAGCATATTCAACAGCTATCAGCCAGTTCCTACAAAGAAATGGCTTCATTTTCCCTAGCTGCTTGTTTATATTTGTTAATGTTGGCAGTGTTGTATGATTTGTTATGGCGCTACGTCCAGCGACTTCAGCATACAGAATCAGCTTTGCGTCAAAGTGAAAATCGATTGCTAGCAATCATCGATGCCAAGCCAGATTGTGTCAAGTTAATTGCTAGAGATGGCACTTTCTTAGAAATTAATCCTTCTGGGCTGGCAATGATGGAGGTAGACAGTGCTGAAGCGGTAATCGGTCAACCTGTTAGCAACGCAATTATACCAGAACATCAAGCAGCATTTGCGACATTGCATGAAAATATTTGTCAAGGTCACAAGGACAGTTTAGAGTTTGAGATGGTGAGTGTTCAAGGTACTCGCCGCTGGATGGAAACTCATGCTGTACCTTTACGTAATGAGTCTGATGGTACATTTTGGCATTTAGCGGTGACGCGAGATATTACTGAGCGCAAGTTTGCACAACAGAAAATTCAGGAACAAGGGATGTTACTGGATATGGCTACTGATGCGATTTTGGTGCGAAATATCGACAACCAAATTTTATTTTGGAATCAGGGCGCGGAACGCTTGTATGGTTGGAAAGCTGAGGAAGCGTTGGGTGAGAATGTTGTGGATTTGTTGTACAGAGGAACTAAACCACAGTTACATGATGCCCTTTTTACTGTCGTCAATCAGGGTGAGTGGCGAGGTGAGTTACAGCAATTAACTAAAAATGGAAAGGAAATTACCATCGAAAGCCGCTGGGTGTTGGTGAGGGATGAGAAGGGACAACCAAAATCTATTCTGAGTGTAAACACAGAAGTTACCCAGAAGAAACAATTGGAAGCTCAACTTTTGCGATCGCAGCGTTTAGAAAGTATCGGTACCCTTGCTGGTGGCATTGCCCACGATCTTAATAATGTACTCGCTCCAGTTTTAATGTCAATTGAGTTGTTACAAATCAAATTACGCGACCAACAAAGTCAGCGCATCCTGCAAACTTTAGAAAAGAATGTCCGACGCGGGGCGAATTTACTCAAGCAGGTGTTGTCTTTCGCACGGGGGATGGAAGGTAAGCAGACGGTTGTCCAAGTTAGACATTTGCTTTATGAAATCGAGCAAATTGTCAAACAAACTTTCCCTAAATCCATCACCTGTCAGACAGAGATTCCCGAAAATCTTTGGTATGTGTCGGGGAATACCACGCAACTGCATCAGGTGTTGATGAATTTACTGGTCAATGCTCGTGATGCCATGCCTAATGGCGGTACTCTAAAAATTAGGGTAGAAAATTTGGTGCTGCGTCCACAAGATGCCCAAGAGGGTGCTTATATTGCTATTTCTGTGATTGACACTGGGTTGGGAATGTCACCAGAAATTCAAGAGCGAATTTTTGAACCATTTTTTACGACTAAAGAAGTAGGTAAAGGTACAGGATTAGGTTTATCTACGGCTTTAGGTATTATTAAAAACCACGGTGGTTTTATGGATGTCTGTAGTCAACTCAGTGAAGGTACAGAGTTTAAGGTGTATTTGCCTGCATCACATCATCAAGAATATCTTGCTCCTGCTACAAACAGCGAAACACCACAAGGCTGTGGTGAATTGATTTTGGTAGTGGATGATGAGTTAGTTATCAGGGAAGTTACTAAATCATCTTTGGAAACATATAATTACCAAGTTTTGACTGCTAATAACGGTGTAGAAGCAGTAGCCATTTATGCTCAACATCAACAGCATATCAGTATAGTGTTGCTGGATATAATGATGCCGGGGATGGATGGCGCGATCGCTATTCGCAAGTTACAAAAGATCAACCCTAACGTCAAAATTATTGCTATCAGCGGGTTGTTAGCTAGTCAAAATATTGTCGAAGTTGCGTCCATGGGTGTACAAGCATTTCTCGCTAAACCTTGCACAGCTAGAGAGTTATTACAAACCGTCGCTGCTGTCAACAGTAAAAATTAG
- a CDS encoding adenosine deaminase — MALYAELHRHLGGSVVPRVLWRYFERHGSELISRFANYPEFEDFYTRPRNTLDEYLELHTLVESVQTVETLPYFIYRLLRGAYIFENLAYLELRYTPYLRTPEHLSQSERIDKMAEIVEVVGKASRIEQYPIVTSQILCMHTRLPYEVNLAIVNLAAQNPQYVCAVDVAGGDSYYAERKDEWIRLYDYARSLGVKTTGHLYETTAGCFPELLPYLMRIGHGIQIPLMYPELLKDVARRGQCLEVCPTTYTKTGTLQDIRQLKLVFDRCFDAGVDIAICTDNAGLHNVRLPFEYENLLTYDIISFEQLQACQDAAFRHAFAWPHGKRPASLLNGLLKPESSKVLAMRDC; from the coding sequence ATGGCTTTATACGCAGAGTTGCATCGACATCTGGGTGGTTCGGTTGTACCTCGTGTCTTGTGGCGCTATTTCGAGAGACATGGATCAGAATTAATTTCCCGGTTTGCGAATTATCCAGAATTTGAAGACTTTTACACTCGCCCACGCAATACTCTAGATGAATATCTGGAATTGCACACCTTGGTGGAAAGTGTGCAAACTGTAGAAACTTTGCCTTATTTTATCTACCGCTTACTCAGAGGCGCTTATATATTTGAAAATTTAGCTTACCTAGAACTGCGCTATACTCCCTACCTGCGGACGCCTGAACATTTGAGTCAATCTGAGAGAATTGACAAAATGGCAGAAATTGTAGAAGTGGTAGGAAAAGCCAGTCGGATAGAACAATATCCCATTGTCACTAGCCAAATCCTCTGTATGCATACCCGCTTACCTTATGAGGTAAACTTGGCAATTGTGAATTTAGCAGCGCAGAACCCGCAGTATGTTTGTGCTGTAGACGTGGCTGGGGGTGACAGCTATTATGCAGAACGTAAAGACGAATGGATTAGACTATATGATTATGCGCGATCGCTAGGTGTGAAAACCACAGGACATTTATACGAAACTACCGCCGGTTGTTTCCCCGAACTGCTACCATATCTGATGCGGATTGGACACGGTATCCAAATTCCTTTAATGTATCCAGAATTGCTAAAAGACGTGGCTAGACGCGGACAATGTTTAGAAGTTTGTCCCACAACTTACACAAAAACTGGTACTTTACAAGATATACGTCAACTCAAATTAGTTTTTGATCGCTGTTTTGATGCGGGGGTAGACATCGCCATTTGCACAGATAACGCCGGTTTACACAATGTGCGTTTGCCATTCGAGTATGAAAACCTCTTGACTTACGATATTATCAGCTTTGAACAGCTACAAGCTTGTCAAGATGCGGCCTTCCGTCATGCCTTTGCTTGGCCCCATGGTAAGCGTCCTGCGTCTTTGTTGAATGGGTTATTGAAACCTGAATCCAGCAAAGTTTTGGCGATGAGAGATTGTTAA
- a CDS encoding peptidylprolyl isomerase yields MLKSVNVSQKEIFEQLKLSCQMPSILEAIATRKIISHTAKEAGIKVEIDELQQAADALRATNRLIKAEDTWTWLQKHYLSVEDFEQLAEINLLSVKLAQHLFADKVKPYFYENHINYLAAVTYEVVLEDEDLAWELFYAVSEGEITFQDVTRQYIQNPELRRAGGYRGIKHRHEVKPDIAAAVFVAHPPELLKPIVIAQKVHLIWVEEIIQPKLDEQLCLKIMGELFADWLKQQITQVEIIPHFESDSYSQPVQELLKIAS; encoded by the coding sequence ATGTTAAAATCAGTAAATGTGTCTCAAAAAGAAATATTTGAGCAACTGAAGCTTTCCTGTCAAATGCCTAGTATATTGGAAGCGATCGCCACTCGTAAAATCATCTCTCATACAGCTAAAGAAGCGGGTATTAAAGTCGAAATCGACGAACTACAACAAGCCGCTGATGCTTTGCGAGCAACTAACAGACTCATTAAAGCTGAGGACACTTGGACATGGTTACAAAAACATTATCTTTCTGTCGAAGATTTTGAACAATTAGCAGAAATTAACTTGTTATCTGTCAAGTTAGCGCAACATTTATTCGCAGACAAAGTTAAACCATACTTTTATGAAAATCACATCAATTATTTAGCTGCTGTCACCTATGAAGTTGTCTTAGAAGATGAAGATTTAGCTTGGGAACTGTTTTACGCAGTCTCTGAAGGTGAAATTACTTTCCAAGATGTGACTCGTCAATATATCCAAAATCCTGAACTGCGTCGCGCTGGTGGATATCGTGGTATCAAACATCGTCATGAGGTTAAACCAGATATTGCTGCTGCGGTTTTTGTTGCTCATCCTCCAGAGTTACTCAAACCGATTGTAATTGCACAAAAAGTACATCTAATTTGGGTAGAAGAAATCATTCAGCCAAAATTAGACGAGCAGTTATGCTTAAAGATTATGGGCGAATTATTCGCAGATTGGTTAAAACAACAAATCACGCAAGTAGAAATTATTCCCCATTTTGAATCAGATTCCTATTCTCAACCAGTCCAGGAATTGCTGAAGATAGCTTCATAA
- a CDS encoding HlyD family efflux transporter periplasmic adaptor subunit: protein MSNPTINSSSVLTEESINKSINDTIEENTTLPANYDDWYYGTEELLDALPRRWTRSLLYLLVIFSAIVLPWAMLSQVDETGSARGRIEPLGETHRLDTQVTGNIIAVKVKEGEAVKAGQLLIELESNVLRTDLQQGKAKLEGLSNRLVQLELLKNQLQLAIGVQEQQNKSQELEKVSQVNQAQQNLDAKQSIYNLQKLEKLALVNQAEQNQISAQTSYKLATSRWRKDLTEIQRYRPLGDEGAVPQIKVVELEKIADESERIFEQSESSVKQAILRFQEEKNRYQGIMHQAVADIQQAKLRLEEQQNSYKSVINAGKLALLKNQEQLKDMQTQITSLKSEIVQTRSQITSVKLQLAQRLMKSPIDGVIFNLPIKKPGVVVQTGQTIAQIAPQGIPFVLKANIPSQQSGFLKTGMSVKVKFDAYPFQDYGVVTGKVIRMSPDSKVMETSQGKVEVFEMEISLNSSDNQRIPLTPGQTATAEVIVRQRRLIDFILDPFKKLQKGGLEL from the coding sequence ATGTCTAATCCCACTATTAATTCATCATCGGTATTAACTGAGGAATCAATCAATAAATCAATCAATGATACTATCGAAGAAAATACAACTTTACCAGCTAATTATGATGATTGGTATTACGGTACTGAGGAACTATTAGATGCTTTACCTAGGCGTTGGACACGCTCTTTGCTATATTTATTAGTAATTTTTAGCGCTATAGTTTTACCTTGGGCGATGCTGTCGCAAGTTGATGAAACGGGAAGTGCTAGAGGTCGCATTGAACCGCTAGGAGAAACTCACAGATTAGATACTCAAGTAACTGGGAATATTATTGCTGTCAAGGTGAAAGAAGGTGAAGCTGTTAAAGCTGGTCAGTTACTAATAGAATTAGAATCGAATGTTCTGCGAACGGATCTGCAACAGGGAAAAGCAAAGCTAGAAGGATTAAGTAATCGACTAGTACAACTAGAACTATTGAAAAACCAATTACAACTAGCAATTGGTGTGCAAGAACAGCAAAACAAATCCCAAGAATTAGAAAAAGTTTCTCAAGTTAATCAAGCACAGCAAAATCTAGATGCGAAACAGAGTATTTATAACTTACAAAAATTGGAGAAACTGGCGCTAGTAAATCAGGCTGAACAAAACCAGATTTCTGCTCAGACTTCCTATAAATTAGCTACAAGTCGTTGGCGGAAAGATTTAACAGAAATTCAGCGCTATCGCCCTCTAGGAGATGAGGGTGCTGTTCCACAAATTAAAGTTGTGGAATTAGAAAAAATTGCTGACGAAAGCGAAAGAATATTTGAGCAAAGTGAATCAAGTGTCAAGCAAGCAATATTACGCTTTCAAGAAGAAAAAAACCGCTATCAGGGAATTATGCACCAAGCTGTAGCAGATATTCAGCAAGCAAAATTGAGACTAGAAGAACAACAAAACAGTTATAAAAGTGTAATTAATGCTGGTAAATTGGCTTTGCTGAAAAACCAGGAACAACTGAAAGATATGCAAACGCAAATTACCAGCCTCAAATCAGAAATAGTTCAAACTAGAAGCCAAATTACTTCTGTTAAACTACAATTGGCACAACGTTTAATGAAATCACCCATCGATGGTGTAATTTTTAATTTACCTATCAAAAAGCCTGGTGTAGTTGTGCAAACTGGTCAGACGATCGCTCAAATTGCTCCTCAAGGAATTCCGTTTGTACTTAAGGCTAATATTCCTAGTCAACAAAGTGGTTTTTTGAAAACAGGAATGTCAGTTAAAGTGAAGTTTGATGCTTATCCATTCCAAGATTATGGAGTAGTCACAGGGAAGGTAATTCGCATGTCACCAGATTCTAAAGTTATGGAAACTTCTCAAGGTAAAGTAGAAGTTTTTGAGATGGAAATTTCTCTGAATTCTTCTGATAACCAACGTATTCCTCTAACTCCTGGTCAAACAGCTACAGCAGAGGTAATTGTGCGTCAACGCCGTTTGATTGATTTCATCTTAGATCCGTTTAAAAAGCTGCAAAAAGGTGGTTTAGAGCTTTAG
- a CDS encoding peptidase domain-containing ABC transporter has protein sequence MPSIFSQEQLGQLLTSILDEKLSDRELNNCWAKVEIVEPPIAKLFWKSRDAKAGIYLVVSGKVRLLDSSGNLISTLAAGSSFGEMTLFAKSDFSFYAARASTNLKLCYLNENLLQTLIAKYPKICDRFLVRAELWDLLMLYRQQHPQTSPEGIFQALYLFERLSLREFQEFSPEQDTQLFLLRQGKLQHPDGSYLIPEKIYTPEQGNWEATQPTIIYRLRTRDWQTALQFWQELAELTNYQERQDRVNNQQSAIPNVIPFPAKATPKKKQRRAYFPTPQVKARHLWAQITKRYPFFEQQSTSDCGVACLVMIGRYWGKGFSINRLRDLANVNRIGVSLRGLASAAESIGFASRPVKASLDKLAQQPLPAIAHWEGNHYIVVYKITKKYVIVGDPGIGQRSLTHHQFLADWTGYALILQPTALLKESEEASTPFWQLFELVKPHWQVLLEVFVASVFIQLFGLITPLFTQLLLDRVIVQGSTLTLTAVGFGLLIFGLFRVALNGLRQYLLDHTANRIGVALMVGFIKHTFRLPLAFFESRYVGDIVSRVQENQKIQRFLTGEALSIILDLVTVFIYVGLMFWYSWKMALLALAIVPPFLILALVATPFFRRISREVFGALAKENSYLIQSLTGIRSIRSMAIEQTVRWRWEELLNNLTKKMFGGQIVGNQMQIFSSTIESLATTGLLWFGAWLVIQNQLTIGQLVAFNMLLGNIISPFQRLTVLWNQLQEVIISTERINDVLEAEPEEDLQHQPRQYLASIRGNIRFENMTFCYHSDNDINVLENLNFEIQPEQTVALVGRSGSGKTTLAKLILGLYTPTDGKILIDGHDVTSLALRSLRSQIGVVDQDTFLFGGTIRENISIAFPEASLTEVMKVAHLAGADEFIRQLPMGYETQIGEGGGMLSGGQRQRLAIARALLGNPRLLIFDEATSHLDAESERVIQNNLNTILQGRTSLIIAHRLSTIRNADLILVLDRGLLIESGTHEELIAKRGHYYYLNEQQLAQAS, from the coding sequence ATGCCATCAATATTTTCCCAAGAACAACTGGGTCAATTACTGACCTCTATTTTGGATGAAAAGCTTTCGGATAGGGAATTAAACAATTGTTGGGCAAAAGTTGAAATTGTAGAACCACCCATAGCAAAACTGTTTTGGAAATCAAGAGATGCGAAGGCAGGAATTTATTTAGTGGTTTCGGGTAAAGTCAGATTATTAGATAGTTCTGGTAACTTAATTTCTACTTTAGCAGCAGGGTCTTCGTTTGGTGAAATGACCTTGTTTGCAAAGTCAGACTTTAGCTTTTATGCTGCGAGGGCTTCAACTAATTTAAAACTGTGTTATCTCAACGAAAATTTATTGCAGACTTTGATCGCTAAATACCCCAAAATCTGCGATCGCTTTTTAGTACGTGCAGAACTTTGGGATTTGCTGATGTTGTATCGTCAACAACACCCCCAAACTTCACCAGAGGGTATATTTCAGGCATTATATTTGTTTGAAAGGCTTTCATTGAGAGAGTTTCAAGAGTTTTCTCCAGAACAAGATACTCAGTTATTTTTGCTACGTCAAGGAAAACTACAGCATCCCGACGGTAGTTATTTAATCCCAGAAAAAATATATACGCCAGAACAGGGTAATTGGGAAGCAACTCAACCAACAATTATTTATCGTTTAAGGACTAGGGATTGGCAAACAGCACTGCAATTTTGGCAAGAATTAGCAGAGTTAACTAACTATCAGGAGCGCCAAGATAGAGTAAATAATCAGCAATCTGCAATTCCTAATGTAATTCCTTTTCCAGCCAAGGCTACCCCAAAAAAGAAACAACGACGTGCTTATTTTCCAACACCTCAAGTAAAAGCTAGACATCTATGGGCACAAATAACTAAACGCTATCCCTTTTTTGAACAACAAAGTACTTCCGATTGCGGTGTCGCTTGTTTAGTAATGATTGGTCGCTATTGGGGTAAGGGTTTTAGTATTAACAGATTGCGGGATTTAGCGAACGTTAATCGTATTGGGGTTTCTTTGCGAGGGTTAGCCAGCGCCGCTGAAAGTATTGGTTTTGCAAGCCGTCCAGTTAAAGCCAGCCTAGATAAATTAGCACAACAACCCCTACCTGCGATCGCGCATTGGGAAGGTAATCATTACATTGTTGTTTATAAAATTACCAAAAAATATGTCATTGTCGGTGATCCTGGAATTGGTCAACGTAGCCTCACCCATCATCAATTCCTAGCAGATTGGACTGGTTATGCTTTAATATTACAACCTACCGCCCTCCTCAAAGAAAGTGAAGAAGCAAGTACACCATTTTGGCAGTTATTCGAGTTAGTTAAACCACATTGGCAAGTACTACTAGAAGTTTTCGTTGCTTCTGTATTTATCCAATTATTTGGATTAATTACACCTCTATTTACGCAGTTACTTTTAGACAGAGTTATTGTCCAAGGTAGTACCCTCACTTTAACTGCTGTCGGGTTTGGTTTGTTGATTTTTGGTTTATTCCGCGTCGCCCTTAATGGACTACGACAATACCTGCTAGATCATACAGCCAACCGTATTGGCGTAGCGCTAATGGTAGGTTTTATCAAACATACATTTCGCCTCCCTTTAGCTTTTTTTGAGTCGCGTTACGTTGGTGATATTGTTTCTCGCGTCCAAGAGAATCAAAAAATTCAGCGCTTTCTCACAGGCGAAGCACTATCAATAATTCTCGATTTAGTGACAGTATTTATCTATGTGGGATTGATGTTTTGGTATAGCTGGAAAATGGCATTATTAGCACTAGCAATTGTGCCACCATTTTTAATTTTAGCGCTGGTTGCTACACCCTTTTTTCGCCGCATCAGCCGCGAAGTTTTTGGTGCATTAGCTAAAGAGAATAGTTATTTGATTCAATCCCTCACGGGTATTCGTTCCATTCGCTCAATGGCAATTGAACAGACCGTGCGCTGGCGTTGGGAAGAACTGCTAAATAACTTGACTAAAAAAATGTTTGGTGGGCAGATAGTAGGCAACCAAATGCAAATTTTTAGTTCAACAATTGAATCTTTAGCAACTACAGGATTACTCTGGTTTGGCGCTTGGTTAGTCATTCAAAATCAACTCACAATTGGGCAGTTAGTGGCTTTTAATATGTTGTTGGGTAATATTATTAGTCCCTTTCAACGCCTCACTGTCCTTTGGAATCAATTACAAGAAGTGATTATCTCTACTGAACGGATTAATGATGTTCTCGAAGCTGAACCAGAAGAAGACTTACAACATCAACCACGTCAATATTTAGCGAGTATTCGCGGTAATATTCGCTTTGAGAATATGACCTTCTGCTATCATTCTGATAATGACATTAACGTCTTAGAAAACCTCAATTTTGAAATTCAGCCAGAGCAAACTGTAGCCTTAGTAGGACGTAGTGGTTCCGGAAAAACCACCCTAGCTAAACTGATTTTGGGTTTATATACACCAACAGACGGCAAAATTTTAATTGATGGCCATGATGTCACTAGTTTAGCCTTGCGATCGCTGCGTTCTCAAATTGGTGTTGTCGATCAAGATACTTTCTTATTTGGCGGTACAATTCGTGAAAATATTAGTATCGCTTTTCCAGAAGCTTCCTTAACAGAAGTTATGAAAGTGGCACATCTAGCGGGTGCAGATGAATTTATTCGACAATTACCAATGGGTTATGAAACCCAAATTGGTGAAGGTGGTGGAATGCTATCTGGTGGACAACGCCAACGTCTAGCAATTGCACGTGCTTTGTTAGGTAATCCTCGTTTATTGATTTTCGATGAAGCGACAAGTCATCTAGATGCAGAATCAGAGCGCGTCATTCAGAATAATTTAAATACAATTCTGCAAGGTCGTACCAGCTTAATTATTGCTCATAGGCTCTCCACAATCCGCAATGCTGACTTGATTTTAGTATTAGATCGCGGTTTGTTAATTGAAAGCGGTACTCATGAGGAGTTAATTGCAAAAAGAGGTCATTACTACTACCTAAATGAACAACAACTCGCACAAGCAAGTTGA
- a CDS encoding helix-turn-helix domain-containing protein, whose translation MSKKSFQDTENQFFTPDQHKDLLKNLPEKLQPEYRRRLEIMLLADMGKSQTEICQILGCSQEMARYWITIAKAGLVEQWQQRPIGRPKTVNQQYLNRLKELLSHSPRKYGYAFSSWTSQWLSKHLATEFGIEISNRHINRLLKEMGLATQKNRIHKQIEIPETKANGVRISDLHSQTDSHLYQSLNLMQINN comes from the coding sequence ATGTCAAAAAAGTCCTTTCAAGACACTGAAAATCAGTTTTTCACACCTGATCAGCACAAGGATTTATTGAAAAATTTACCTGAAAAATTGCAACCAGAATATCGGCGAAGGCTAGAAATTATGCTGTTGGCAGATATGGGAAAATCACAAACCGAAATTTGCCAAATTTTAGGTTGTTCTCAGGAAATGGCTCGTTATTGGATTACTATTGCTAAAGCAGGTTTAGTTGAACAATGGCAGCAACGACCAATAGGCAGACCAAAAACTGTCAATCAACAATATCTCAACAGATTAAAAGAATTGTTGAGCCATAGTCCCCGGAAATATGGTTACGCCTTTAGTAGTTGGACATCTCAATGGTTAAGCAAGCATTTGGCAACTGAATTTGGTATTGAAATCAGTAATCGCCACATTAATAGATTGCTCAAAGAAATGGGTCTGGCTACACAAAAAAACCGGATACATAAACAAATAGAAATTCCAGAAACAAAGGCGAATGGTGTAAGAATCAGTGACTTACACTCTCAGACTGATTCTCATCTATATCAGTCATTAAATTTGATGCAGATTAATAACTAA